Proteins from one Cicer arietinum cultivar CDC Frontier isolate Library 1 chromosome 3, Cicar.CDCFrontier_v2.0, whole genome shotgun sequence genomic window:
- the LOC101489606 gene encoding uncharacterized protein, giving the protein MLDSMFFGTVSLEELLGHCNELYKKNQSDLIQLEDHLKSYGYVPVPDTEEEDDVHDLQNQVLDDKLDSPSSFYGSLSAADSSFKSFEEDALFDESLSLKKLGLSDACLATLASEGDASSYELEKVPNLEADKESLKSAEGPSFTLKVLKSEYECLPSYMKGLASWEDLLVAVDKINSSLSKKTNGCNFFRQDDISSFELGPKARSYLLLLVRMNLMVVETIDGLLSYRIL; this is encoded by the exons ATGCTCGATTCCATGTTCTTCGGTACCGTATCTTTGGAAGAGCTTTTAGGTCACTGCAACGAATTATACAAGAAAAACCAATCCGATCTGATCCAACTCGAAGATCATCTAAAAAGCTACGGTTACGTTCCCG TTCCGGATACCGAGGAAGAAGATGATGTTCACGATTTACAAAATCAGGTTTTGGATGATAAATTGGATAGTCCTTCTTCATTTTATGGATCACTCTCCGCCGCCGATTCTAGCTTCAAGAGTTTCGAAGAAGATGCTTT ATTTGATGAATCTTTGAGTTTGAAAAAGCTTGGGCTATCAGATGCATGTCTAGCCACGTTAGCATCTGAAG GTGATGCATCTTCATATGAACTTGAGAA AGTTCCTAATTTAGAGGCAGACAAGGAAAGTTTAAAGTCAGCTGAAGGTCCCAGCTTCACTTTAAAGGTATTAAAGAGCGAATATGAATGTCTTCCGTCCTATATGAAGGGTCTAGCATCATGGGAG GATCTACTTGTAGCTGTTGACAAGATTAATTCAAGCCTAAGCAAGAAGACTAATGGATGCAACTTCTTCCGTCAAGATGATATTTCTTCATTTGAATTAG GACCTAAAGCAAGATCATATTTGCTGCTTTTAGTGCGCATGAACCTTATGGTTGTTGAAACGATTGATGGACTATTATCATACAGAATACTGTAG